A window of Nocardia arthritidis genomic DNA:
CATCGCCGTGCAGCAGGCTGCAAGTGGCGACACCCGGCGGGTATCCCTTCGCGGCCTGATTGCACTGCGTCCTGCCGTCCCTGCCAGAGAAGTGCCCGACGATCTGCTCGGTCGCCGACGCGGTGCCCACCGCGCAGACCCCGGCGAACACCGCGCCCGCGATGGCACCGGCCACCAGCGGCTTCCTCATCATTTGAACCAACTCCCCTTCTGGTTCGCCCCATGCAAACCGGAACGAGCTGAGCCCCTTCGTACTCAACTCGAACCACTCGGCACCGCTCTCCCTAAGTGCGGGTCAGGCGTTCGCTTCGGCCGTGCGCAGGTATGCGAACGACTTCGCCGACAGCGGCTATTGGGCGCGGCGCTCCGCGATGCGGGCCAGCAGGCGCTTGTGCACGGCGGCGGGCAACATTTCGGTGACATCGCCGCCGAAGGTCGCCACCTCCTTGACCAGCGAGCTGGACAGGAAGCTGAGGGCCGGGTTGGTCGCGATGAAGAAGGTGTCGACGCCGGAGAGCTTCTTGTTCATCTGCGCCATCTGCAGTTCGTAGCCGAAATCGGTGGCATCGCGCAGACCCTTGACGATCGCGGTGATGCCCTGCTCCTTCGCGAAGTCGACGAGCAGTCCGTACCACGACGCCACCCGCACGTTGGGCAGGTGGGCGGTGGCCTCGCGCAGCATCTCCATGCGTTCCTCGATGCTGAACATGCCCTGCTTGTTCTTGTTGATCGAGACGACGATCACCACCTCGTCGAACTGGGCCGCGGCCCTGGTGAAGACGTCGATATGCCCATTGGTCACCGGGTCGAAGGAGCCCGGGCACAACGCTGCTGCCATAGCTTCCGACCGTAGCAGCGAGCCACACAGAGATAAGAAGCGGCAACCGATTTCGTGAGAACATGGGTAACTCGCCGGGTACAGGCTGACCCGACCACCTGGCCTACCGCCGGTCGCCAGCGCAAATCTCGCGGCACACGAGTCTGGCCTAAAGTCGCGGGGAGGCGGGGGAGTATTCCGCGAGTTCGATCCGGGTTTCGCCGTATTTGCGCGGCTTGGCCGCGGAATACCCTGCGGGCCAATCGATTTCCGGTGACCGACTGGAACGTTCGACGATCACCAGCGCCTCGGGCGCGAGCCAGCCGTGCGCGGCGAGCAACCGCAGGTCGGCGAGCACCGCGGCGTCGTCCAGATCGTATGGCGGGTCGGAGAAGACGAGATCGAATTCGCCCGCACCGCCCGCC
This region includes:
- the coaD gene encoding pantetheine-phosphate adenylyltransferase, whose amino-acid sequence is MAAALCPGSFDPVTNGHIDVFTRAAAQFDEVVIVVSINKNKQGMFSIEERMEMLREATAHLPNVRVASWYGLLVDFAKEQGITAIVKGLRDATDFGYELQMAQMNKKLSGVDTFFIATNPALSFLSSSLVKEVATFGGDVTEMLPAAVHKRLLARIAERRAQ